Proteins from a genomic interval of Sugiyamaella lignohabitans strain CBS 10342 chromosome C, complete sequence:
- the SLY1 gene encoding Sly1p (Hydrophilic protein involved in ER/Golgi vesicle trafficking; SM (Sec1/Munc-18) family protein that binds the tSNARE Sed5p and stimulates its assembly into a trans-SNARE membrane-protein complex; GO_component: GO:0030134 - ER to Golgi transport vesicle [Evidence IDA] [PMID 10747087]; GO_component: GO:0000139 - Golgi membrane [Evidence IDA] [PMID 15372079]; GO_component: GO:0031201 - SNARE complex [Evidence IDA] [PMID 15372079]; GO_component: GO:0005737 - cytoplasm [Evidence IEA,IEA]; GO_component: GO:0005783 - endoplasmic reticulum [Evidence IDA] [PMID 10747087]; GO_component: GO:0005783 - endoplasmic reticulum [Evidence IGI] [PMID 15958490]; GO_component: GO:0016020 - membrane [Evidence IEA,IEA]; GO_function: GO:0000149 - SNARE binding [Evidence IDA] [PMID 15958490]; GO_function: GO:0019905 - syntaxin binding [Evidence IDA,IMP] [PMID 12186954]; GO_function: GO:0019905 - syntaxin binding [Evidence IDA] [PMID 15372079]; GO_process: GO:0006888 - ER to Golgi vesicle-mediated transport [Evidence IMP] [PMID 9545229]; GO_process: GO:0035543 - positive regulation of SNARE complex assembly [Evidence IMP] [PMID 12186954]; GO_process: GO:0015031 - protein transport [Evidence IEA]; GO_process: GO:0006890 - retrograde vesicle-mediated transport, Golgi to ER [Evidence IMP] [PMID 15958490]; GO_process: GO:0006810 - transport [Evidence IEA]; GO_process: GO:0006904 - vesicle docking involved in exocytosis [Evidence IEA]; GO_process: GO:0048280 - vesicle fusion with Golgi apparatus [Evidence IMP] [PMID 8636207]; GO_process: GO:0016192 - vesicle-mediated transport [Evidence IEA]), with translation MLNLNQAKKDESVVSVDSRTATPVNGAAPAQVQGPIWKVLVFDSVGRDIISSVLRVNDLFKNGVTVHMLLNSDRYPIPDVPAIYFVAPTKENIAIISKDLNDGLYESTYLNFTNPISRDLLEDLAAKTVANSYKIAQVYDQYLNFVVTEPNVYSLGMEKVYHKLSSPKVNEQEITDMVNQIVNGLFSVVLSSGTIPIIRSPRGNAAEMVAQKLDEKLRNHYINTRNQGGGLYGTGMGSGSSAVTGGAAGMGSDPNRPLLVILDRNVDLISMFSHSWTYQSLVQDVCDLNKNRITVETTDDNGTVSRKAYDLEPNDFFWAKNSGLPFPEVADNLDAALNKYKIEAKELTGQTGVTDLDDINALSAGAHLKAAITALPELTARKQTIDMHMNIATTLLKAIGERGLAQLFEAEENAGKQTKADILGHINDQSFKNSDDKLRMYLVYFILTPNISTADQAEYEAALTAQGCDLSALNYIKRVKDMTKMSTAMTSAYSTNNQASQSASSQSDLFKGFAGITNKLTDRLKDGKLSEGFGNLISGVKNLLPASKDMAITKIISSLLDPSPSGTSSSASEDYLYFDPQVTRGSLSRPPKRNSYEEAIVFTIGGGTYFEYNNIQDWVARVGGTKKVVYGSTDICSPKKFLDECAELGRE, from the coding sequence ATGCTCAATTTGAACCAGGCTAAGAAGGACGAGTCGGTGGTTTCTGTGGACAGCAGGACTGCGACGCCTGTTAATGGAGCAGCGCCAGCACAGGTTCAGGGACCTATTTGGAAGGTGCTGGTTTTTGATTCGGTGGGCAGGGACATTATTTCAAGTGTGTTGAGAGTCAATGACCTGTTTAAGAACGGAGTCACGGTTCATATGCTTCTCAACAGCGATAGATATCCGATCCCAGACGTGCCCGCTATCTACTTTGTGGCACCAACTAAAGAGAATATCGCTATCATTAGTAAGGATCTCAACGACGGGTTGTACGAATCGACGTACTTGAACTTCACCAACCCCATTTCTCGAGACTTATTAGAAGACCTGGCAGCCAAAACCGTGGCAAACTCGTACAAAATCGCCCAGGTGTATGACCAGTACTTGAATTTCGTGGTCACCGAACCGAATGTGTATAGTTTGGGCATGGAAAAGGTCTACCACAAACTGTCGAGTCCTAAAGTCAATGAGCAGGAGATTACCGACATGGTCAACCAGATTGTGAATGGCCTGTTCAGCGTGGTACTCAGTTCAGGCACTATTCCCATTATTAGATCGCCTCGAGGCAATGCCGCAGAAATGGTGGCACAAAAATTAGACGAAAAGCTTCGTAATCACTACATTAATACTAGAAATCAGGGTGGTGGTTTATATGGTACGGGAATGGGATCTGGGTCTAGTGCTGTCACAggaggagctgctggtatgGGGTCGGATCCTAATAGACCATTATTAGTGATTCTCGACCGGAATGTCGACCTGATTTCGATGTTTTCTCATTCATGGACTTATCAATCACTTGTTCAAGACGTGTGtgatttgaataaaaacagaatcaCGGTGGAGACTACCGATGATAACGGGACAGTCAGTCGTAAAGCATATGATCTAGAACCCAACGACTTTTTCTGGGCCAAGAATTCGGGTCTGCCATTCCCTGAAGTAGCGGATAATCTGGATGCTGCTCTTAATAAGTATAAAATCGAAGCTAAAGAACTGACAGGACAGACTGGCGTCACGGATCTCGACGATATCAATGCCCTGAGTGCTGGAGCTCATCTTAAGGCTGCTATTACAGCATTGCCTGAACTCACTGCTAGAAAACAGACTATTGATATGCACATGAACATTGCCACGACTCTACTTAAAGCCATTGGCGAGCGAGGACTGGCTCAACTGTTTGAGGCCGAGGAGAATGCTGGTAAGCAGACTAAAGCGGATATTCTAGGACATATTAACGACCAATCGTTTAAGAACTCGGATGACAAGTTGCGAATGTACCTTGTGTACTTCATTCTGACGCCTAACATCTCGACGGCCGACCAAGCTGAGTACGAGGCCGCTCTGACTGCACAAGGATGTGATCTGAGCGCACTCAATTACATTAAACGGGTTAAAGACATGACCAAAATGAGTACTGCCATGACCAGTGCTTATAGCACCAATAACCAGGCATCGCAATCTGCATCGAGCCAGTCTGACCTGTTTAAAGGTTTTGCTGGcatcaccaacaaactTACTGACAGGCTGAAAGACGGGAAATTGTCGGAAGGGTTTGGCAACCTGATCTCGGGAGTGAAGAACCTGTTACCTGCCAGTAAAGACATGGCCATTACCAAGATCATCAGTTCACTTTTAGACCCCTCACCATCGGGAACAAGTTCCTCAGCCAGTGAAGATTACCTATACTTCGACCCCCAAGTGACCCGAGGCTCGCTATCCAGACCACCCAAACGTAATAGTTATGAAGAAGCTATCGTTTTCACGATTGGCGGCGGCACCTACTTCGAGTACAACAACATTCAGGACTGGGTGGCCCGAGTTGGCGGCACCAAAAAAGTCGTCTACGGCAGCACCGACATCTGCTCGCCCAAGAAATTCCTTGACGAGTGCGCCGAGCTCGGCAGAGAATAG
- the RVB1 gene encoding RuvB family ATP-dependent DNA helicase pontin (ATP-dependent DNA helicase, also known as pontin; member of the AAA+ and RuvB-like protein families; similar to Rvb2p; conserved component of multiple complexes including the INO80 complex, the Swr1 complex, and the R2TP complex (Rvb1-Rvb2-Tah1-Pih1); involved in multiple processes such as chromatin remodeling, box C/D snoRNP assembly, and RNA polymerase II assembly; GO_component: GO:0070209 - ASTRA complex [Evidence IDA] [PMID 19040720]; GO_component: GO:0031011 - Ino80 complex [Evidence IPI] [PMID 10952318]; GO_component: GO:0031011 - Ino80 complex [Evidence IPI] [PMID 24034245]; GO_component: GO:0097255 - R2TP complex [Evidence IDA] [PMID 15766533]; GO_component: GO:0097255 - R2TP complex [Evidence IPI] [PMID 18268103]; GO_component: GO:0000812 - Swr1 complex [Evidence IPI] [PMID 14645854]; GO_component: GO:0000812 - Swr1 complex [Evidence IPI] [PMID 14690608]; GO_component: GO:0000812 - Swr1 complex [Evidence IDA] [PMID 16299513]; GO_component: GO:0005634 - nucleus [Evidence IEA,IEA]; GO_component: GO:0005634 - nucleus [Evidence IDA] [PMID 10684247]; GO_function: GO:0005524 - ATP binding [Evidence IEA,IEA]; GO_function: GO:0043140 - ATP-dependent 3'-5' DNA helicase activity [Evidence IDA] [PMID 10952318]; GO_function: GO:0043141 - ATP-dependent 5'-3' DNA helicase activity [Evidence IEA]; GO_function: GO:0043141 - ATP-dependent 5'-3' DNA helicase activity [Evidence IDA] [PMID 18234224]; GO_function: GO:0003678 - DNA helicase activity [Evidence IEA]; GO_function: GO:0004386 - helicase activity [Evidence IEA]; GO_function: GO:0016787 - hydrolase activity [Evidence IEA]; GO_function: GO:0017111 - nucleoside-triphosphatase activity [Evidence IEA]; GO_function: GO:0000166 - nucleotide binding [Evidence IEA,IEA]; GO_process: GO:0032508 - DNA duplex unwinding [Evidence IEA]; GO_process: GO:0006281 - DNA repair [Evidence IEA]; GO_process: GO:0000492 - box C/D snoRNP assembly [Evidence IMP] [PMID 18268103]; GO_process: GO:0006974 - cellular response to DNA damage stimulus [Evidence IEA]; GO_process: GO:0016568 - chromatin modification [Evidence IEA]; GO_process: GO:0006338 - chromatin remodeling [Evidence IPI] [PMID 14690608]; GO_process: GO:0043486 - histone exchange [Evidence IPI] [PMID 14645854]; GO_process: GO:0006357 - regulation of transcription from RNA polymerase II promoter [Evidence IMP] [PMID 11278922]; GO_process: GO:0006355 - regulation of transcription, DNA-templated [Evidence IEA]; GO_process: GO:0006351 - transcription, DNA-templated [Evidence IEA]) → MVQISEIKGVSRENRTAAHTHIKGLGLDEQGYARRVEGGFVGQEQAREACGVVVDLIKAKKLSGKAILLAGAPGTGKTALALAISQELGPKVPFCPIVGSEIFSAEVKKTEALMENFRRAIGLRIKETKEVYEGEVTELTPEEAQNPLGGYGKTISHVVVGLKSYKGTKQLRLDPSIYESIQKEKVAVGDVIYIEANTGAVKRVGRSDAYATEFDLEAEEYVPLPKGDVHKKKEIVQDVTLHDLDIANARPQGGQDIMSMMGQLMKPKKTEITDKLRQEINKVVQKYIDQGIAELIPGVLFIDEVHMLDIESFTYLNRALESTISPIVVLASNRGMTTVRGTEDIQAPHGIPSDLVDRLLIVRTLPYNYEEIRTIIEKRSIIEQSPATSAALDKLATHGVNTSLRYALQLLAPAFIIAKSNGRTEIDVSDTDEVEDLFLDAKRSTSILQQDQKFLA, encoded by the coding sequence ATGGTGCAAATAAGCGAGATCAAGGGAGTGAGCAGGGAGAACCGTACAGCTGCCCATACACATATCAAAGGACTTGGACTGGATGAGCAGGGATATGCCCGTCGTGTCGAGGGAGGGTTTGTAGGCCAAGAGCAAGCTCGAGAGGCATGTGGAGTGGTTGTGGATCTTATTAAAGCCAAAAAATTGTCGGGCAAGGCTATTTTACTAGCCGGAGCGCCAGGTACTGGTAAAACGGCGTTGGCATTGGCTATTTCACAGGAATTGGGACCTAAAGTACCGTTCTGCCCGATTGTGGGTAGTGAGATCTTTTCCGCAGAAGTTAAGAAGACCGAGGCTTTAATGGAGAACTTCCGTCGTGCAATTGGACTGAGAATCAAAGAAACTAAAGAGGTATATGAAGGAGAAGTGACTGAATTGACGCCAGAAGAGGCTCAGAATCCACTTGGAGGGTACGGCAAGACCATCAGCCATGTGGTTGTGGGACTCAAGAGTTATAAAGGAACGAAGCAATTAAGGCTCGATCCTAGTATATACGAGAGTATTCAGAAGGAAAAGGTCGCGGTAGGCGATGTTATTTATATTGAAGCCAATACTGGAGCTGTCAAGAGAGTAGGTCGTTCGGATGCGTATGCTACCGAGTTTGATCTCGAGGCTGAAGAGTATGTTCCATTACCAAAGGGCGATGTTCATAAGAAAAAGGAGATTGTTCAAGATGTCACTTTACACGATCTGGATATTGCAAATGCCCGTCCTCAAGGCGGACAAGATATCATGTCCATGATGGGTCAATTGATGAAACCCAAGAAGACGGAAATCACCGATAAACTGAGACAAGAGATTAATAAGGTTGTACAAAAGTATATTGACCAGGGAATTGCCGAACTGATTCCTGGAGTTCTGTTTATTGACGAAGTGCACATGCTAGATATTGAGAGTTTCACGTATCTCAACCGAGCTCTTGAGTCGACTATTTCGCCCATTGTGGTACTAGCGTCGAACCGAGGCATGACTACTGTCCGAGGAACTGAAGATATTCAGGCCCCTCACGGTATTCCTTCAGATCTTGTTGACAGACTGCTGATTGTGCGCACCCTTCCATACAATTACGAAGAGATCCGTACCATTATCGAGAAACGGTCGATCATTGAACAATCACCTGCTACCAGTGCTGCTCTTGACAAACTGGCGACCCACGGAGTCAACACATCTCTCCGATACGCactccagctgctggccCCAGCATTCATTATCGCCAAATCCAACGGCCGCACCGAAATCGACGTGTCCGACACCGACGAGGTCGAAGACCTCTTCCTCGACGCCAAACGCAGTACCTCGATCCTCCAACAGGACCAGAAGTTCCTGGCTTAA
- the HST4 gene encoding Hst4p (Member of the Sir2 family of NAD(+)-dependent protein deacetylases; involved along with Hst3p in silencing at telomeres, cell cycle progression, radiation resistance, genomic stability and short-chain fatty acid metabolism; GO_component: GO:0005737 - cytoplasm [Evidence IDA] [PMID 14562095]; GO_component: GO:0005634 - nucleus [Evidence IEA,IEA]; GO_component: GO:0005634 - nucleus [Evidence IDA] [PMID 14562095]; GO_function: GO:0003677 - DNA binding [Evidence ISS] [PMID 7498786]; GO_function: GO:0070403 - NAD+ binding [Evidence IEA]; GO_function: GO:0004407 - histone deacetylase activity [Evidence IMP] [PMID 16815704]; GO_function: GO:0016787 - hydrolase activity [Evidence IEA]; GO_function: GO:0046872 - metal ion binding [Evidence IEA]; GO_process: GO:0006348 - chromatin silencing at telomere [Evidence IGI] [PMID 7498786]; GO_process: GO:0016575 - histone deacetylation [Evidence IMP] [PMID 16815704]; GO_process: GO:0006355 - regulation of transcription, DNA-templated [Evidence IEA]; GO_process: GO:0046459 - short-chain fatty acid metabolic process [Evidence IMP] [PMID 12618394]; GO_process: GO:0006351 - transcription, DNA-templated [Evidence IEA]), giving the protein MTSPFDVLTEDQGSKQSDIQSGQLQNSDLGPFVQDVAPGSGVIAVEHQHQHTTDRQEVINGLPGTHGNEIDNGTGFLPKNDGDEIAFKQENDIDRIDSAVRESGRSISQSIEQEHNSQTESELILTATKQEHFQPANAVSKTNIKQEPTAEPAVKPEVVPVVEPVTETVKTVSEQKAFNFVAESALKMNIKSDSEPVFEPVAEPASRSSSTASTPPKTRKKPKPKVPKRLKQPEELLDMTQYTPGAYKTWINQELRQDVAMLHHVFQESRRLIVVTGAGISVAAGIPDFRSQQGLFVSLKQELSLKSSGKAMFDASVYQDSTSLANFHTTVRDLHKLCTSCAPTPFHKYLDDVAGQGRLGRLYTQNIDCLDSSLSNLSSQVPLKYPWPKTIQLHGTIGTMVCVRCHWLGPLDPEIFTDSGAPDCPECLELDSVRAVAGKRSQGIGKLRPRIVLYNEANPDAEAIGSVTEEDLSCKPDGLVVVGTSLKIPGVRRIVKEMAQAVHHAKGAVVWLNVDEHPQLNNQFEGCFDLFVKGDCQLVPQLIQDYEQERVELELEKEREKQQRKAKSEERAIQRELKAQQKLKQQSTLNFQAVKRPNDNDAATNKKQKTISTLPTTNIPSGPLPPPTSTSPPLAFANAPTTI; this is encoded by the coding sequence ATGACAAGCCCGTTTGATGTTCTGACAGAAGATCAGGGTAGCAAACAGTCTGACATTCAGAGTGGCCAATTACAGAACTCGGATTTAGGGCCTTTCGTACAGGATGTTGCTCCTGGATCCGGTGTCATCGCTGTAGagcatcaacatcaacatacAACGGACAGACAGGAGGTCATTAACGGACTACCAGGGACTCATGGTAATGAAATAGATAACGGAACAGGATTCTTGCCGAAAAATGATGGAGATGAAATTGCGTTTAAACAGGAAAACGACATTGACAGAATAGACAGCGCTGTGAGAGAAAGTGGACGCTCGATATCACAGTCGATCGAGCAAGAACACAACAGCCAGACAGAAAGCGAACTGATATTAACAGCGACCAAACAAGAACATTTCCAACCAGCTAATGCTGTATCTAAGACAAACATCAAGCAAGAACCAACTGCAGAACCAGCTGTGAAACCAGAAGTGGTACCAGTTGTAGAGCCAGTAACAGAGACAGTAAAGACAGTTAGCGAACAAAAAGCTTTCAACTTCGTTGCAGAGTCTGCTCTAAAGATGAATATTAAATCAGATTCTGAGCCAGTTTTCGAGCCCGTTGCAGAACCCGCTTCAAGATCCTCATCTACGGCATCAACACCTCCCAAGACTAGGAAAAAGCCCAAGCCAAAGGTACCAAAACGACTAAAACAGCCAGAAGAGCTTTTGGACATGACTCAGTATACTCCTGGGGCATACAAAACATGGATCAACCAGGAACTCCGTCAGGATGTTGCTATGTTACATCATGTATTCCAGGAATCGAGACGATTAATAGTGGTAACCGGAGCAGGCATATcggtagcagcaggaatCCCCGATTTTCGATCACAGCAAGGCTTGTTTGTATCACTCAAGCAAGAACTGAGTTTAAAAAGTAGCGGAAAAGCTATGTTTGATGCATCTGTTTATCAAGATAGCACTTCATTAGCCAATTTCCATACAACAGTTCGAGATTTACACAAGCTATGTACATCTTGTGCCCCGACGCCATTTCATAAATATCTCGACGATGTAGCTGGGCAGGGGCGATTGGGTAGGTTATACACGCAAAACATCGACTGTTTAGACTCGTCATTGAGTAATCTCAGTTCACAAGTACCACTAAAATATCCGTGGCCTAAAACTATTCAACTACATGGGACTATAGGAACCATGGTATGTGTTCGATGTCACTGGCTAGGACCACTAGATCCGGAAATATTCACTGATAGCGGAGCTCCTGATTGTCCAGAATGTCTTGAACTGGACTCAGTTCGAGCTGTGGCTGGAAAAAGATCTCAAGGTATTGGCAAGCTGAGGCCCCGAATCGTGCTATACAACGAAGCCAACCCTGATGCTGAAGCTATCGGGTCTGTTACAGAAGAAGACCTAAGCTGTAAACCAGACGGGCTTGTGGTAGTAGGAACCTCGTTGAAGATACCTGGAGTGAGGAGGATTGTAAAAGAAATGGCCCAAGCCGTTCACCATGCCAAAGGAGCAGTAGTGTGGCTAAATGTCGACGAGCATCCACAACTTAACAATCAGTTCGAAGGctgttttgatttatttgtaaAAGGAGACTGTCAGCTGGTGCCACAATTAATACAGGACTACGAGCAAGAAAGGGTCGAACTGGAACTGGAAAAAGAGCGCGAGAAACAGCAACGCAAAGCTAAAAGCGAAGAGCGAGCCATCCAACGCGAACTCAAAGCTCAACAAAAGCTCAAACAACAATCAACCCTCAATTTCCAGGCAGTCAAACGGCCCAACGACAACGACGCTGCCACCAACAAAAAGCAGAAAACCATCTCCACCCTTCCCACAACGAACATACCCTCGGGTCCGCTACCACCACCGACTTCTACATCACCACCCCTGGCATTCGCCAACGCCCCTACTACTATTTAA
- the GPN3 gene encoding Gpn3p (Putative GTPase with a role in biogenesis of RNA pol II and polIII; may be involved in assembly of RNA polymerases II and III and in their transport into the nucleus; may have a role in sister chromatid cohesion; contains a Gly-Pro-Asn motif in the G domain; similar to Npa3p and Gpn2p; GO_component: GO:0005575 - cellular_component [Evidence ND]; GO_function: GO:0005525 - GTP binding [Evidence IEA]; GO_function: GO:0005525 - GTP binding [Evidence ISA] [PMID 23267056]; GO_function: GO:0000166 - nucleotide binding [Evidence IEA,IEA]; GO_function: GO:0005048 - signal sequence binding [Evidence ISS] [PMID 14690591]; GO_process: GO:0044376 - RNA polymerase II complex localization to nucleus [Evidence IMP] [PMID 23267056]; GO_process: GO:1990022 - RNA polymerase III complex localization to nucleus [Evidence IMP] [PMID 23267056]) — MSRVGVLVLGPAGVGKSTFCSALISHIQSIGRRAHIVNLDPAAEPSEYEFSVDIRDLISLKDVMEEMEYGPNGGLVYCFEFLLNNLDWLDEEIGDYEEEYLIFDCPGQIELYTHIPVLPALVKHLRNTLNFSLCATYLLEAPFVIDRPKFFSGVLSAMSAMILLETPHINILSKMDTITDEVPKRELKRYLNPDPLLMAHEANERTNPKFHELNKSIAMLTDDFGMVQFLPLEAKNPDSVATILSYIDDVTQWAEAQEPKEPKDELEELDAADF; from the coding sequence ATGTCCAGAGTTGGTGTTTTAGTTCTTGGTCCGGCTGGTGTGGGCAAGTCGACGTTCTGCTCGGCGCTTATTTCTCATATCCAGTCGATTGGTCGACGAGCTCATATCGTGAACCTGGATCCCGCCGCTGAGCCGTCGGAGTACGAGTTTTCCGTCGATATTCGAGACCTGATTTCCCTGAAAGATGTCATGGAAGAGATGGAATATGGACCTAATGGTGGTCTTGTATACTGTTTCGAGTTTCTTTTGAACAATTTGGACTGGTTAGACGAGGAGATCGGGgattatgaagaagagtatCTGATATTCGACTGCCCCGGTCAGATCGAGCTCTATACTCATATTCCAGTGTTACCAGCATTAGTCAAGCATTTGAGAAACACACTCAACTTCTCACTATGTGCCACATATCTTTTAGAAGCGCCTTTTGTCATTGACCGACCGAAATTCTTTTCAGGCGTGCTTTCAGCCATGTCCGCCATGATCCTTCTTGAAACTCCGCATATCAATATTCTTAGTAAAATGGATACCATCACCGACGAAGTACCTAAACGAGAACTAAAAAGGTACTTGAATCCCGACCCATTACTCATGGCACACGAAGCCAACGAACGAACCAACCCCAAATTCCACGAACTAAATAAGAGCATCGCCATGCTGACTGACGACTTCGGCATGGTCCAATTCCTGCCGCTCGAGGCCAAGAACCCTGACAGTGTAGCCACGATCCTCAGCTACATCGACGACGTGACCCAATGGGCCGAGGCTCAAGAGCCCAAAGAGCCCAAAGACGAGCTCGAAGAGCTGGATGCCGCCGATTTCTAG